In Chanodichthys erythropterus isolate Z2021 chromosome 7, ASM2448905v1, whole genome shotgun sequence, a genomic segment contains:
- the plin1 gene encoding perilipin-1 isoform X2, which translates to MASEKMDTSEVLKDQNVFLRILNLRSVNAALESIEKTYVSTKQSHPIIRSVCGLYEKGVSRAGSLALWSMQPALHVLEAQLTAANSMACRGLDRLEEKVPALQSPPAELTANIKELMSSTLETAKDGIASPIKHTSNVVLSKVSTGYQQSKNAMSNGIQYVLNSKLVYLAEQRANRALSVTENLFEYVFPVSSAETEDDGSMAGQAPDVGASGPKPSFSRLRELAGTVCRRAFEKTAAQLQRSKRQGQELVTQIPGVSPLVEYTMKTMKTLGGVILGLPSSVAAFLKDGQQHSPQKEVTNNGHEQLKSNGLPSLVSGLGQQILKVYESVVANVEKNPQTSFNLAKDGVNIVLGSLGTVMERALHNLSYYGLVLYCECKSQALCKDYSSTSH; encoded by the exons ATGGCATCTGAAAAAATGGACACCAGTGAAGTTTTGAAGGATCAG AATGTATTTCTTCGAATCCTCAATCTTCGATCTGTCAATGCTGCTCTTGAATCCATTGAGAAGACGTACGTCAGTACGAAACAGTCTCATCCCATCATAAGGTCTGTGTGTGGGCTGTATGAGAAGGGTGTGAGTAGGGCTGGCAGCTTGGCTTTATGGAGTATGCAACCTGCCCTCCATGTACTGGAGGCCCAGC TTACAGCAGCCAATTCAATGGCATGCAGAGGACTGGACCGCCTGGAGGAGAAGGTACCGGCCTTGCAGTCTCCACCTGCAGAG CTGACAGCAAATATCAAGGAGCTGATGTCTTCAACTTTGGAAACTGCCAAGGATGGTATCGCCAGTCCAATCAAACACACCTCTAATGTTGTGTTGAGCAAGGTATCTACTGGGTACCAGCAGAGCAAGAATGCTATGAGTAACGGCATACAGTATGTCCTTAACAGCAAGCTTGTCTACCTGGCCGAGCAGAGAGCCAACAGGGCTCTAAGTGTGACGGAGAACCTGTTCGAATATGTCTTTCCTGTATCTTCAGCTGAAACAG aGGATGATGGGAGTATGGCCGGGCAGGCGCCTGATGTTGGAGCCTCTGGCCCGAAGCCCAGCTTCAGCAGGCTGAGAGAGCTGGCCGGCACCGTCTGCAGACGTGCCTTTGAGAAGACAGCTGCACAGCTTCAGCGCTCCAAACGTCAAGGTCAGGAACTGGTCACACAGATCCCTGGCGTGAGTCCCCTG gTTGAATATACCATGAAGACAATGAAGACTTTAGGAGGTGTAATACTGGGACTCCCGAGCTCTGTGGCAGCATTTCTGAAAGATGGACAACAGCACAGTCCTCAGAAGGAGGTGACCAATAATGGGCATGAGCAGCTCAAG agTAATGGGCTGCCAAGTCTAGTCAGTGGATTAGGGCAGCAGATACTTAAAGTCTATGAATCTGTGGTGGCTAATGTAGAGAAAAACCCCCAAACCAGTTTCAACCTGGCTAAGGATGGAGTCAACATTGTCCTGGGTTCCCTTGGCACAGTCATGGAGAGAGCACTGCACAACCTTTCTTATTATGGGCTG GTCTTGTATTGTGAATGCAAGAGTCAAGCACTCTGTAAAgactactccagcacatcccattga